A single window of Pseudomonas lutea DNA harbors:
- a CDS encoding TatD family hydrolase yields MQLIDIGVNLTNASFASREREVVDRAYAAGVSQLILTGTDIEGSEQALALSRRLDDSGERLFSTAGIHPHSASAWTHETERQLSALLAEKSVCAVGECGLDFNRDFSPRPQQEKVLEAHLALAVELQLPVFLHERDADERLLAILREFRDQLPAAVVHCFTGEKRALFSYLDLDLHIGITGWICDERRGTHLHPLVRDIPRGRLMLESDAPYLLPRTLRPKPKNGRNEPAYLPEVLREVALHRQETPAEVAAHTTDCAREFFGLPTVSHADEPSSAER; encoded by the coding sequence ATGCAACTAATCGACATTGGCGTCAACTTGACCAACGCAAGCTTCGCCTCCCGCGAACGCGAGGTCGTGGACCGCGCGTACGCGGCCGGCGTCAGCCAGTTGATACTGACCGGGACCGACATTGAGGGCAGCGAACAGGCCCTTGCCCTGTCGCGCCGACTGGATGACAGCGGCGAGCGGCTGTTCAGCACTGCCGGCATTCACCCCCACTCCGCAAGTGCATGGACCCACGAAACCGAACGCCAGCTCAGCGCGCTGCTGGCGGAAAAATCCGTGTGTGCCGTCGGCGAATGCGGGCTGGATTTCAACCGTGACTTTTCTCCTCGCCCGCAGCAGGAAAAAGTGCTGGAAGCGCATCTGGCCTTGGCGGTGGAATTGCAGCTGCCGGTGTTCCTGCATGAGCGCGACGCTGATGAGCGTCTGCTGGCCATCCTGCGCGAATTCCGCGATCAGCTTCCGGCGGCCGTGGTGCACTGCTTCACCGGAGAGAAGCGTGCGTTGTTCAGCTACCTCGATCTGGACCTGCACATCGGCATCACCGGCTGGATTTGCGACGAACGCCGCGGGACACACCTGCACCCTCTGGTCCGGGACATTCCGCGCGGTCGTCTGATGCTGGAAAGCGACGCGCCGTACCTGCTGCCGCGCACCTTGCGGCCCAAGCCGAAGAACGGTCGCAACGAACCGGCCTACTTACCCGAAGTCCTGCGCGAAGTCGCACTGCATCGGCAAGAAACTCCGGCCGAGGTGGCAGCGCATACCACCGACTGCGCTCGCGAGTTCTTCGGGTTGCCGACGGTCTCGCACGCGGACGAACCCTCCTCCGCTGAGCGCTGA